The following proteins come from a genomic window of Flavobacterium eburneipallidum:
- a CDS encoding complex I 24 kDa subunit family protein, which yields MERTDYKQEINMTEALMTRINELISHYPEGKQKSALLPVLHEVQDAHNNWLSIELQDKVAEILSIKPVEVYEVVSFYTMFNRRPIGKYMFEFCQTSPCCLNGVEDLMDYTCEKLGVGIGETTADGLFEVRGVECLGACGYAPMMQLGDFYKEHLTKEKVDQIIADCRDNKITLHDK from the coding sequence ATGGAAAGAACAGATTATAAACAAGAAATAAATATGACCGAAGCCTTGATGACTCGCATCAATGAATTAATCAGTCATTATCCTGAAGGAAAGCAAAAATCGGCTTTGTTGCCTGTTTTGCACGAAGTTCAGGATGCTCACAACAATTGGTTGAGTATTGAATTGCAAGACAAAGTAGCCGAAATATTGTCGATAAAACCAGTCGAAGTGTATGAAGTGGTTTCATTTTATACGATGTTCAACAGACGACCTATTGGAAAATATATGTTTGAATTTTGTCAAACCTCTCCTTGTTGTTTGAATGGTGTTGAAGATTTAATGGATTATACCTGCGAAAAATTGGGCGTTGGAATTGGAGAAACAACTGCTGATGGACTTTTTGAAGTTAGAGGAGTTGAATGTTTAGGTGCTTGTGGTTATGCTCCAATGATGCAATTGGGTGATTTTTACAAAGAACACCTGACCAAAGAAAAAGTAGATCAGATTATTGCTGATTGTAGAGATAATAAAATTACGTTACACGATAAATAA
- a CDS encoding NADH-quinone oxidoreductase subunit D — MSELLLPPEHRYAEIIKNRVNEDGSELSILNLGPTHPATHGIFQNILLMDGEKILEAEPTIGYIHRAFEKIAENRPFYQITPLTDRMNYCSSPINNMGWWMTLEKLLDIEVPKRVQYLRVIVMELARITDHIICNSILGVDTGAYTGFLYVFQFREKVYEIYEEICGARLTTNMGRLGGFERDWSPEAFRKLDVFLKDFPVAWKEFENLFERNRIFIDRTVNVGPITAEMAMAYGFTGPNLRAAGVDYDVRVAHPYSSYEDFDFIVPVGKSGDTYDRFCVRNAEVWESLSIIRQALDKMPEGNVFHADVPEYYLPPKEDVYHDMESLIYHFKIVMGEIPVPVAEVYHAVEGGNGEVGFYLVTDGSRTPYRLHFRRPCFIYYQAYPEMIKGAMLSDAIVILSSLNVIAGELDA; from the coding sequence ATGTCAGAACTATTATTACCACCAGAGCATCGCTATGCTGAAATTATAAAAAACAGGGTAAATGAAGACGGAAGCGAGCTTTCGATTTTGAATTTAGGTCCAACGCACCCAGCTACACACGGTATTTTCCAAAATATTTTGTTGATGGATGGAGAAAAAATTCTAGAAGCTGAACCAACCATTGGCTACATTCATAGAGCTTTTGAAAAAATTGCCGAAAATCGCCCTTTTTATCAAATCACACCACTTACTGACAGAATGAACTATTGCTCCTCTCCTATCAACAATATGGGATGGTGGATGACTTTGGAAAAATTATTAGATATTGAAGTTCCTAAAAGAGTTCAATATTTAAGAGTTATCGTGATGGAATTGGCCAGAATCACAGATCATATTATCTGTAATTCGATTCTTGGTGTAGATACTGGTGCTTACACTGGTTTCTTATATGTTTTCCAATTTAGAGAGAAAGTTTACGAAATCTACGAAGAGATTTGTGGTGCTCGTTTGACAACCAATATGGGAAGATTAGGTGGTTTCGAAAGAGATTGGTCACCAGAAGCTTTCCGCAAATTAGACGTGTTTTTGAAAGATTTTCCAGTTGCTTGGAAAGAATTCGAAAACTTGTTTGAAAGAAACAGAATTTTTATTGACAGAACTGTAAACGTTGGTCCAATTACTGCCGAAATGGCGATGGCTTACGGATTTACAGGTCCAAATTTACGTGCTGCCGGAGTTGATTATGACGTTCGTGTGGCACATCCTTACTCCTCTTACGAAGATTTTGATTTCATCGTTCCTGTTGGAAAATCAGGCGATACGTACGACCGTTTTTGTGTTCGTAATGCCGAAGTTTGGGAAAGTTTAAGCATTATTCGTCAGGCATTAGACAAAATGCCAGAAGGAAATGTATTTCACGCTGATGTTCCTGAATATTATTTGCCTCCAAAAGAAGATGTGTATCACGATATGGAATCTTTGATTTATCATTTCAAGATTGTAATGGGAGAAATTCCTGTTCCGGTTGCCGAAGTGTATCATGCGGTTGAAGGTGGAAACGGAGAAGTAGGTTTTTATTTGGTAACCGATGGAAGTAGAACTCCTTATAGACTTCACTTCCGCAGACCTTGTTTTATTTATTATCAGGCTTATCCCGAAATGATAAAAGGAGCAATGCTTTCGGATGCGATTGTTATTTTGTCAAGTTTAAATGTTATTGCCGGAGAATTAGACGCTTAA
- a CDS encoding NADH-quinone oxidoreductase subunit C — protein MSLESTTIQDKLAEMFGENVFHFNQEKDIFSFEVAADKITAVVLFLKNDPALKFHFLTDLCGVHYPDNEIERQFAVVYHLHNWYENKRIRIKVFINGEIPKIKTLTTIFPTANWMERETWDFYGIDFIGHPQLKRILNMDEMVSHPMRKEFPMEDGGRTDKDDRFFGRTVHNN, from the coding sequence ATGAGTTTAGAATCGACAACAATTCAGGATAAATTAGCGGAAATGTTTGGTGAAAACGTTTTCCATTTCAATCAAGAAAAAGATATATTTTCATTTGAAGTAGCAGCCGACAAGATTACCGCTGTTGTTCTTTTTTTGAAAAATGACCCTGCATTAAAATTTCATTTTTTGACAGATTTATGTGGAGTTCATTATCCAGATAACGAAATCGAAAGACAATTTGCAGTAGTTTATCATTTGCACAATTGGTATGAGAACAAACGCATCAGAATAAAAGTTTTTATCAATGGAGAAATACCAAAAATTAAAACTTTGACTACTATTTTTCCAACTGCAAACTGGATGGAAAGAGAAACTTGGGATTTTTACGGCATCGATTTTATTGGTCATCCACAATTAAAACGCATTTTAAATATGGATGAAATGGTATCACATCCTATGCGAAAAGAATTTCCGATGGAAGACGGCGGAAGAACAGACAAAGACGATCGTTTCTTTGGAAGAACAGTACATAATAATTAG
- a CDS encoding NADH-quinone oxidoreductase subunit B produces the protein MSDSNIKMVAPPEGVSGEGFFATKLNDVVGLARANSLWPLPFATSCCGIEFMATMASHYDLARFGSERVSFSPRQADMLLVMGTISKKMGPILRQVYEQMAEPRWVIAVGACASSGGVFDTYSVLQGIDKVIPVDVYVPGCPPRPEQIVDGVMRLQELVKSESVRRRSSPEYQELLASYNIK, from the coding sequence ATGAGTGATTCAAATATAAAAATGGTTGCCCCACCTGAAGGCGTTTCTGGCGAAGGTTTTTTTGCTACAAAATTGAATGATGTTGTGGGATTAGCTCGTGCCAATTCACTTTGGCCATTACCTTTTGCCACTTCTTGTTGCGGAATTGAATTTATGGCAACAATGGCTTCTCATTATGATTTAGCCCGTTTTGGTTCTGAACGTGTGAGTTTTTCTCCTCGTCAAGCTGATATGTTGTTAGTTATGGGAACTATTTCAAAAAAAATGGGACCAATTTTACGTCAGGTTTACGAACAAATGGCAGAACCTCGTTGGGTAATTGCTGTTGGAGCTTGTGCTTCTTCTGGCGGTGTTTTTGACACTTATTCAGTCTTACAAGGAATAGACAAAGTAATTCCAGTTGATGTTTATGTTCCTGGTTGTCCGCCAAGACCTGAACAAATTGTGGACGGTGTAATGAGATTACAAGAGCTAGTAAAAAGTGAATCGGTAAGAAGAAGAAGTTCTCCTGAATATCAGGAATTGTTGGCTTCGTATAACATAAAATAA
- a CDS encoding NADH-quinone oxidoreductase subunit A, producing the protein MQSSQLDYFPIIMQALLAIGFVAGTIVVSGKLGPKRSSEIKDENFECGIESLGSARIPFSVKYFLVAILFVLFDVEVIFLYPWAINFKELGMEGLVKMMIFMALLLVGFFYIIKKKALEWE; encoded by the coding sequence ATGCAATCAAGCCAATTAGATTATTTCCCAATAATAATGCAAGCGCTTTTAGCCATAGGATTTGTAGCAGGAACAATTGTAGTTTCAGGTAAATTAGGACCAAAAAGATCATCTGAAATTAAAGATGAAAACTTTGAATGTGGTATTGAATCTCTTGGTAGTGCTCGAATTCCTTTTTCAGTTAAATATTTCCTTGTCGCTATCTTATTTGTACTTTTTGATGTCGAAGTAATTTTTCTTTACCCTTGGGCTATCAATTTCAAAGAATTAGGCATGGAAGGGTTAGTCAAAATGATGATTTTTATGGCTTTATTATTGGTAGGTTTTTTCTACATCATCAAGAAAAAAGCACTGGAGTGGGAATAA
- a CDS encoding cold-shock protein, translating into MRTGTVKFFNESKGYGFITDEETGKDIFVHASGITAEELREGDRVSYEEEEGRKGKVAAKVAVI; encoded by the coding sequence ATGCGTACAGGTACAGTAAAATTTTTCAATGAATCAAAAGGTTACGGATTCATTACAGACGAAGAAACAGGAAAAGACATTTTTGTTCATGCATCAGGAATCACTGCGGAAGAACTTCGCGAAGGTGATAGAGTTAGTTATGAAGAAGAAGAAGGAAGAAAAGGAAAAGTTGCTGCGAAAGTAGCAGTTATCTAA